In Clostridium botulinum BKT015925, a single window of DNA contains:
- a CDS encoding trypsin-like peptidase domain-containing protein yields the protein MICELSNKIKNICNCEYKYFFNKGNVIGVGLGYKISNGVNTLTKCIKVFVKNKISKDKLNENEMIPKCYKGIPTDIVECGFATSCGFTKRIRPVYGGYSIGPGNALLNGTMGCVVKDHRYYYILGCNHVLADENIEKIGAAIIQPSKLDSGTPSHDTIAHLTKFIPIKFGSGEENYVDCAMARIDDKSLVTPEIVIIGSIKGTSDVKLGESVRKCGRTTEFTIGRISAINTTLNINFKKGKCLFKNQIATSIMSSKGDSGAILVDKNNYAVGLLVGDSITTSFFNPIKTVLSDLDVSIVTKL from the coding sequence ATGATTTGTGAATTGTCCAATAAAATAAAAAACATTTGTAATTGTGAATATAAGTATTTTTTTAATAAAGGTAATGTTATAGGAGTAGGACTTGGTTATAAAATATCTAATGGAGTTAATACTTTAACAAAATGTATTAAAGTATTTGTGAAAAATAAGATTTCTAAAGATAAATTAAATGAAAATGAAATGATTCCCAAATGTTATAAAGGGATACCTACGGATATAGTAGAATGTGGTTTTGCTACATCATGTGGATTTACAAAAAGGATACGACCTGTATATGGTGGTTATAGCATTGGTCCAGGAAATGCATTATTAAATGGAACAATGGGGTGTGTAGTTAAAGATCATAGATATTATTATATATTAGGCTGTAATCATGTACTTGCAGATGAGAATATAGAAAAAATAGGAGCCGCTATAATTCAACCAAGTAAATTGGATTCAGGAACACCTTCACATGATACAATTGCACATCTTACAAAATTTATACCTATTAAATTTGGCAGTGGGGAAGAAAACTATGTAGATTGTGCAATGGCAAGGATAGATGATAAATCTCTTGTTACACCTGAAATAGTTATAATTGGAAGTATTAAAGGTACAAGTGATGTGAAATTAGGAGAAAGTGTTAGAAAATGTGGAAGAACTACTGAATTTACTATTGGAAGAATATCAGCTATAAATACAACTCTCAATATTAATTTTAAAAAAGGAAAGTGTTTGTTTAAAAATCAAATAGCCACAAGTATAATGTCAAGTAAAGGTGATTCAGGAGCAATTTTAGTAGATAAAAATAATTATGCAGTAGGACTTTTAGTAGGAGATTCTATAACAACCTCTTTTTTTAATCCTATAAAAACTGTATTAAGTGATTTAGATGTTAGTATAGTAACAAAGTTATAA
- a CDS encoding voltage-gated chloride channel family protein has protein sequence MAYNNKKETTIFGLSFLKWVIIGSCIGIIIGLVISLFLLCLENATKFRTNNPYILFLLPLGGALVSFLYYKYGGNSSKGNNLIIEKINESCENVPLRMIPLVFFGTVVTHFFGGSAGREGTGVQIGASIGENVGKLLKLNKHENRIILMAGVSGGFSAIFGTPLAGTIFGLEVSVLGKMSYEALIPCLTASIVGNSIVSLLGIKHSRYIIKAIPNISIIIALKIIVASIIFGLTSRLFSELTHKLKAMFSKHFKNAMIKSFIGGILVIMLTFIIGTYKYLGLSLPLMGDAFNGNIHPLDFLGKLIFTSVTLGAGYQGGEVTPLFVIGSTLGSALSYLLNLSPSFLASLGLISVFTGATNTPIASFILGIEMFGSEGAIYMLMACSISYIFSGHTGIYTSQNIGVNKNTFTIFNKKTTLLNYRQVTKNKYKKKDSTT, from the coding sequence ATGGCTTATAATAACAAAAAAGAAACTACTATCTTTGGATTATCATTTTTAAAATGGGTAATTATAGGATCTTGTATAGGTATAATTATAGGTCTTGTTATTTCACTATTTCTTTTATGTCTTGAAAATGCTACAAAATTTAGAACCAATAATCCATATATTTTGTTCTTACTTCCCCTTGGTGGTGCATTAGTTAGTTTTCTATATTATAAATATGGAGGTAATTCTAGTAAAGGAAATAATTTAATAATTGAAAAAATAAATGAAAGTTGTGAAAATGTTCCTTTGCGCATGATCCCTTTAGTTTTCTTTGGTACAGTTGTAACTCATTTCTTTGGGGGTTCTGCTGGACGTGAAGGAACAGGTGTACAAATTGGAGCTAGTATAGGTGAAAATGTAGGAAAATTACTAAAGCTAAATAAACATGAAAATAGAATTATTCTTATGGCTGGAGTAAGTGGAGGCTTTTCTGCTATATTTGGAACTCCTCTTGCTGGAACTATATTTGGACTTGAGGTTTCAGTACTTGGGAAAATGAGTTATGAAGCATTAATTCCATGCCTTACAGCAAGTATTGTTGGAAATAGTATTGTTAGTCTTCTAGGTATTAAACACTCACGTTATATTATTAAAGCAATACCCAATATTAGTATAATTATTGCTTTAAAAATAATTGTAGCCTCTATTATATTTGGTCTTACAAGCAGGCTATTTAGTGAACTTACTCATAAATTAAAGGCTATGTTTTCTAAACATTTTAAAAATGCAATGATAAAAAGTTTTATTGGTGGAATACTTGTAATAATGCTTACATTTATAATAGGTACCTACAAATATTTAGGACTTAGCCTTCCACTAATGGGAGATGCTTTTAATGGCAATATACATCCTTTAGATTTTTTAGGTAAGTTAATATTTACATCAGTAACTTTAGGAGCTGGGTATCAAGGTGGTGAGGTTACTCCTCTTTTTGTTATAGGTTCTACTTTAGGTAGTGCTCTTTCATACCTACTTAATTTATCACCCTCATTTTTAGCTTCTTTAGGATTAATTTCAGTATTCACAGGGGCTACAAATACACCTATTGCATCTTTTATATTGGGTATAGAAATGTTTGGCTCCGAAGGTGCTATATATATGCTTATGGCATGTTCTATAAGTTATATATTTTCAGGACATACCGGAATATATACCTCTCAAAATATAGGAGTTAACAAAAATACATTTACTATTTTTAATAAAAAAACTACTCTATTAAATTATAGGCAGGTTACTAAAAATAAATATAAAAAGAAAGATTCCACTACTTAA
- a CDS encoding sigma-70 family RNA polymerase sigma factor: MENLIRKAKGGDVESINSIINKYKNFVFKKAAGYNIPGYDFEDLVQHGYLSIIKAIRMYKLGSSSYNGYFLNAISTNFAALLKGEIKHFREVPDDNILNKDEEYEFTVEDEVIAYDQVKKLYEAMDKLQPLEREILRRYYINHESFKNIAKDKNLLYDRTTYLRRRAIRKLKDILNE, translated from the coding sequence ATGGAAAATCTTATAAGAAAGGCAAAGGGCGGAGATGTAGAATCTATAAATTCTATTATTAATAAATATAAAAATTTTGTATTTAAGAAGGCTGCGGGATATAACATTCCAGGATATGATTTTGAGGATTTAGTGCAACATGGATATCTTTCTATTATAAAAGCTATACGTATGTACAAGCTTGGAAGTAGCTCATATAATGGATATTTTCTAAATGCTATAAGTACAAACTTTGCAGCACTATTAAAAGGTGAGATTAAACATTTTAGAGAAGTTCCAGATGATAATATACTTAACAAGGATGAAGAATATGAGTTTACTGTTGAAGATGAAGTTATAGCTTATGATCAGGTTAAGAAGCTTTATGAAGCTATGGATAAACTTCAGCCACTAGAAAGAGAGATTCTCCGCAGATACTATATTAATCATGAGAGTTTTAAGAATATTGCGAAAGATAAAAACCTTTTGTACGATAGGACTACTTATTTGAGGAGGAGGGCGATTAGAAAGTTAAAAGATATATTAAATGAGTAG
- a CDS encoding BhlA/UviB family holin-like peptide yields METEILKLASSQGIWAALSVVLIFYILKAQEKRDLKQEQREENYQRIIKNLTDNLHLIEDVKKDVKEVKDVLLRTS; encoded by the coding sequence TTGGAAACTGAAATCCTAAAACTTGCATCATCTCAAGGAATCTGGGCGGCTCTTAGTGTAGTCCTTATATTCTACATTTTAAAAGCCCAGGAAAAGAGAGATTTAAAGCAAGAACAAAGGGAGGAAAATTACCAAAGGATAATTAAAAATCTCACTGATAATTTGCATTTGATTGAAGATGTAAAAAAAGATGTTAAGGAAGTTAAGGATGTACTCTTACGAACATCATAA
- a CDS encoding DUF1659 domain-containing protein, whose amino-acid sequence MAQSKVYKSTLALDVLVGTDDKGKDVFKKQSFGKIRTNADIEKVCEVGLNAAKLFNSAKVLKIDQSIITEE is encoded by the coding sequence ATGGCTCAATCAAAAGTTTATAAAAGCACACTTGCTCTTGATGTTTTAGTTGGTACTGATGACAAAGGTAAAGATGTCTTTAAGAAACAATCTTTCGGTAAAATCAGAACTAATGCTGATATAGAGAAAGTTTGTGAAGTTGGTCTTAATGCTGCTAAGTTATTTAACAGTGCTAAAGTTTTAAAAATTGATCAATCTATAATAACTGAGGAATAG
- a CDS encoding DUF2922 domain-containing protein yields MAKTLLMKFKTDKDKNYSLRVNRVKNDAKEEDIKTLMDSLINNDVILTSSGTLKVKESAELITTTSEPIDIE; encoded by the coding sequence ATGGCTAAGACTCTTTTAATGAAGTTTAAAACTGATAAAGATAAGAATTACTCTTTAAGAGTTAATAGAGTTAAAAATGATGCTAAAGAGGAAGATATTAAAACACTAATGGATTCTTTAATTAACAATGATGTTATCCTTACATCATCTGGTACTTTAAAAGTTAAAGAATCTGCTGAACTTATAACTACTACTTCTGAACCAATTGATATTGAATAA
- the glpQ gene encoding glycerophosphodiester phosphodiesterase produces MKKTKLLAIVIASFMTLGAVGCRQANKTKTTASTSDTKSTNKTIIAHRGASGYLPEHTLEAYSLAYGLGADYIEADVCLTKDGVPIVMHDIHLDTTTNVAKIFPDRKRKDGRYYIIDFTLDEIKKLSVNERVDLKTNEAVFKDRFPLHKSHFEVPTLEEEIQLIQGLNKSTGKNVGIYPELKNPKFHTENGQDIGSVTLKILDKYGYNNKDSKCYLQCFDPTYLKYMKNKLKTKCKIVQLIGLQSWEDNKDDNVAQMLSKEGLKEMSKYADGIGPWYGQILNNDGKLEKSEDVTNPTLVADAHEAGLVVHPYTVRKDELPKYAKDADSLLRKLLFEANVDGLFTDFTDLGVKAVKEGPLK; encoded by the coding sequence ATGAAAAAAACAAAATTACTAGCAATTGTTATAGCTTCATTTATGACTCTTGGAGCTGTTGGATGTAGGCAAGCAAATAAAACAAAAACTACTGCAAGTACATCTGATACTAAATCTACTAATAAAACTATAATAGCCCATAGAGGAGCTTCAGGTTATCTACCTGAACATACATTAGAAGCATACTCTCTTGCTTATGGATTGGGTGCTGATTATATTGAGGCTGACGTATGTTTAACAAAAGATGGAGTACCAATAGTAATGCATGATATTCATCTTGATACTACAACTAATGTAGCTAAAATTTTCCCAGATAGAAAACGTAAAGATGGAAGATATTATATTATTGACTTTACTTTAGATGAGATAAAGAAATTAAGTGTTAATGAACGTGTTGATTTAAAAACAAATGAAGCAGTATTTAAAGATAGATTTCCACTACACAAATCACATTTTGAAGTTCCTACTTTAGAAGAAGAAATTCAATTAATTCAAGGATTAAATAAAAGTACTGGTAAAAATGTTGGAATATACCCAGAACTAAAAAATCCTAAATTCCATACTGAGAATGGTCAAGATATCGGTAGTGTTACTTTAAAGATTTTAGATAAATATGGATATAACAACAAAGATTCAAAATGTTATCTTCAATGTTTTGATCCAACTTATTTAAAATATATGAAAAATAAACTTAAAACTAAATGTAAAATAGTTCAACTTATAGGTCTTCAATCTTGGGAAGATAATAAAGATGATAATGTTGCACAGATGTTATCTAAAGAAGGCTTAAAAGAAATGTCCAAATATGCTGATGGAATAGGACCTTGGTATGGACAAATTTTAAATAACGATGGAAAACTAGAAAAAAGTGAAGATGTTACAAATCCAACTCTTGTAGCAGATGCACATGAAGCAGGACTTGTGGTTCATCCATATACTGTTCGTAAAGATGAATTACCTAAATATGCAAAAGATGCTGATTCTTTACTTAGAAAATTATTATTTGAAGCAAATGTAGATGGCTTATTCACTGATTTTACTGATTTAGGTGTTAAAGCTGTTAAAGAAGGACCTTTAAAATAA